Proteins from one Sylvia atricapilla isolate bSylAtr1 chromosome 1, bSylAtr1.pri, whole genome shotgun sequence genomic window:
- the IRF4 gene encoding interferon regulatory factor 4 isoform X1, with the protein MNLEPGECGMNSVSCGNGKLRQWLIDQIDSGKYPGLVWENDEKSIFRIPWKHAGKQDYNREEDAALFKAWALFKGKFREGIDKPDPPTWKTRLRCALNKSNDFEELVERSQLDISDPYKVYRIVPEGAKKGAKQISMEEQPLMMNHPFPITSPYTALPSQVPNYMVPHERNWREFAPEQPHPDIPYQCASVPFAARSHHWQGPSCENGCQVTGTFYACAPPESQTPGIPIEPSMRSCTGEALALSDCRLHICLYYREILVKEVTTSSPEGCRISHGQSYEVSSLDQVIFPYPEDNGQRKNIEKLLSHLERGVILWMAPDGLYAKRLCQSRIYWDGPLALCSDRPNKLERDQTCKLFDTQQFLAELQAFAHHGRPLPRYQVALCFGEEFPDPQRQRKLITAHVEPMFARQLYYFAQQNSGHLLRGYDLPELVTGPEDYHRSIRHSSIQE; encoded by the exons ATGAACTTGGAGCCGGGCGAGTGCGGGATGAACTCAGTGAGCTGCGGCAATGGGAAGCTCCGCCAGTGGCTGATTGACCAGATAGACAGCGGCAAGTACCCCGGGCTGGTGTGGGAGAACGACGAGAAGAGCATCTTCCGCATCCCCTGGAAGCACGCGGGCAAGCAGGACTACAACCGCGAGGAGGACGCCGCCCTCTTCAAG GCTTGGgctctttttaaaggaaagttCAGAGAGGGCATTGATAAACCAGATCCCCCTACCTGGAAGACAAGATTAAGGTGTGCTTTGAACAAGAGCAATGACTTTGAAGAACTGGTGGAGAGAAGCCAGCTGGACATCTCAGATCCCTATAAAGTGTACAGAATAGTGCCAGAAGGAGCCAAAAAAG GTGCAAAACAGATCAGCATGGAGGAACAGCCATTAATGATGAACCATCCCTTCCCAATAACATCTCCTTACACGGCACTACCATCCCAG GTACCGAACTACATGGTGCCCCATGAACGGAACTGGAGGGAGTTTGCCCCGGAGCAGCCGCACCCTGACATTCCCTACCAGTGCGCCAGCGTCCCCTTCGCCGCTCGCAGCCACCACTGGCAAGGGCCCAGCTGTGAAAATG GTTGTCAGGTGACAGGAACCTTCTATGCTTGTGCTCCTCCTGAGTCCCAGACTCCTGGCATCCCGATTGAGCCAAGCATGAGGTCTTGCACTGGTGAAGCCCTGGCTCTGTCAG ACTGCCGACTTCACATCTGCTTGTATTACCGTGAAATTCTGGTGAAGGAGGTGACAACTTCCAGCCCTGAAGGCTGCAGGATATCCCATGGCCAAAGCTACGAGGTCAGCAGCCTGGACCAAGTTATCTTCCCTTATCCAGAGGATAATGGCCAGAGGAAGAACATAGAAAAGCTACTGAGCCACCTGGAACGAGGAGTCATTCTATGGATGGCGCCTGATGGCCTCTATGCCAAGAGACTTTGCCAAAGCAGGATCTACTGGGATGGGCCTCTGGCGCTCTGCAGTGACCGACCCAacaagctggagagggaccAAACATGCAAGCTCTTTGATACCCAGCAGTTCTTAGCAG agctgcaAGCCTTTGCTCACCATGGACGTCCTCTGCCGAGATACCAGGTCGCTCTGTGCTTTGGGGAGGAATTTCCAGATccacagaggcagaggaaacTAATTACAGCCCAT GTTGAACCAATGTTTGCCAGGCAACTGTATTACTTTGCTCAACAAAACAGTGGACATCTGCTGAGAGGCTATGATTTACCAGAACTTGTGACTGGTCCAGAGGATTATCACAGATCTATTCGCCATTCCTCTATCCAAGAGTAA
- the IRF4 gene encoding interferon regulatory factor 4 isoform X2: MNLEPGECGMNSVSCGNGKLRQWLIDQIDSGKYPGLVWENDEKSIFRIPWKHAGKQDYNREEDAALFKAWALFKGKFREGIDKPDPPTWKTRLRCALNKSNDFEELVERSQLDISDPYKVYRIVPEGAKKGAKQISMEEQPLMMNHPFPITSPYTALPSQVPNYMVPHERNWREFAPEQPHPDIPYQCASVPFAARSHHWQGPSCENDCRLHICLYYREILVKEVTTSSPEGCRISHGQSYEVSSLDQVIFPYPEDNGQRKNIEKLLSHLERGVILWMAPDGLYAKRLCQSRIYWDGPLALCSDRPNKLERDQTCKLFDTQQFLAELQAFAHHGRPLPRYQVALCFGEEFPDPQRQRKLITAHVEPMFARQLYYFAQQNSGHLLRGYDLPELVTGPEDYHRSIRHSSIQE; encoded by the exons ATGAACTTGGAGCCGGGCGAGTGCGGGATGAACTCAGTGAGCTGCGGCAATGGGAAGCTCCGCCAGTGGCTGATTGACCAGATAGACAGCGGCAAGTACCCCGGGCTGGTGTGGGAGAACGACGAGAAGAGCATCTTCCGCATCCCCTGGAAGCACGCGGGCAAGCAGGACTACAACCGCGAGGAGGACGCCGCCCTCTTCAAG GCTTGGgctctttttaaaggaaagttCAGAGAGGGCATTGATAAACCAGATCCCCCTACCTGGAAGACAAGATTAAGGTGTGCTTTGAACAAGAGCAATGACTTTGAAGAACTGGTGGAGAGAAGCCAGCTGGACATCTCAGATCCCTATAAAGTGTACAGAATAGTGCCAGAAGGAGCCAAAAAAG GTGCAAAACAGATCAGCATGGAGGAACAGCCATTAATGATGAACCATCCCTTCCCAATAACATCTCCTTACACGGCACTACCATCCCAG GTACCGAACTACATGGTGCCCCATGAACGGAACTGGAGGGAGTTTGCCCCGGAGCAGCCGCACCCTGACATTCCCTACCAGTGCGCCAGCGTCCCCTTCGCCGCTCGCAGCCACCACTGGCAAGGGCCCAGCTGTGAAAATG ACTGCCGACTTCACATCTGCTTGTATTACCGTGAAATTCTGGTGAAGGAGGTGACAACTTCCAGCCCTGAAGGCTGCAGGATATCCCATGGCCAAAGCTACGAGGTCAGCAGCCTGGACCAAGTTATCTTCCCTTATCCAGAGGATAATGGCCAGAGGAAGAACATAGAAAAGCTACTGAGCCACCTGGAACGAGGAGTCATTCTATGGATGGCGCCTGATGGCCTCTATGCCAAGAGACTTTGCCAAAGCAGGATCTACTGGGATGGGCCTCTGGCGCTCTGCAGTGACCGACCCAacaagctggagagggaccAAACATGCAAGCTCTTTGATACCCAGCAGTTCTTAGCAG agctgcaAGCCTTTGCTCACCATGGACGTCCTCTGCCGAGATACCAGGTCGCTCTGTGCTTTGGGGAGGAATTTCCAGATccacagaggcagaggaaacTAATTACAGCCCAT GTTGAACCAATGTTTGCCAGGCAACTGTATTACTTTGCTCAACAAAACAGTGGACATCTGCTGAGAGGCTATGATTTACCAGAACTTGTGACTGGTCCAGAGGATTATCACAGATCTATTCGCCATTCCTCTATCCAAGAGTAA